One Candidatus Angelobacter sp. genomic window, TGCGGGAGCGCCGGCGTGAGACGAGATAACCGATGACCGCACCGACGCCGACGGCGATGCCGATGGCTTGATAAGGATTCTCGCGCACGGCCTGGTCGGTGGCTTTGGCGCCCTCGACCGCTTTGTCACGGACGCGGCCATAAAACTCCTTGCCGCTATCCAGCGCGGCCGCGAGACGTTTGCGGGCGTCGCTAACTTTTTCTCCGGCCACGTCGGCGGTGGCGGCCATCAAGGCGCGCGCATCTTCGGCCAGCGTGCCCATGTCATTGCTGGTTGCTTGTGTTTGTTTGGTCATAGTGGTCTGTCCTGTCGTTTTGTTTTGTTGGTTTGTTGTAAGAGCCTCTCGCGGCGGGCATTGGTGCGGGCGTTCACGCCGCGCGGACCCTTCGCACCCTTGCCAATTCCCACGCAATTATTCCCTGGGTTTTTTCTCCTGGCCCTTGTCCGCCGGAGTCGCTTCGGTTTTTTCACTTGCGGCCGGCTTTTCCTTGGCAGGCGGCTGCACTTTTTTGTCTGATGGCCTGGCAGGTTTTTCCGGTTTTTTGACTTGTTTCTCCACCTTCTGCTCGGCCGGTGGTTTTATCGTCACGGGATGATTGCCTTCCGGTTTGGCGGCAGGCTTGGCTTCCGGTTTGGCGGCAGGCTTGGCTTCCGGTCTGACGGCAGGCCTGACTTCCGGTTTGGCCGCGGGCCGGGCTTCCGCAACAACGGGAACGGGCTTGCGGGTCTCGTTCTGTGTTTCCGGGTTCTTCCTGGCGGGCGCTGCCGGTTCACGCGTGGCCGCCGCTGTTTTCTCAACCCGCGGTGGGACC contains:
- a CDS encoding DUF883 family protein; translated protein: MTKQTQATSNDMGTLAEDARALMAATADVAGEKVSDARKRLAAALDSGKEFYGRVRDKAVEGAKATDQAVRENPYQAIGIAVGVGAVIGYLVSRRRSRNGD